One Spinacia oleracea cultivar Varoflay chromosome 4, BTI_SOV_V1, whole genome shotgun sequence DNA segment encodes these proteins:
- the LOC110783047 gene encoding uncharacterized protein, whose protein sequence is MVAIWLLCHYNDRNFDVRVQDTDETNYMDLVDDLFDDSIKQDVLIPDLFRLFYVNPSTNKRVELLNDVGLMGMWGLFKRTDTVEIWIEKANEKETSIQFRTEVKKRKDRKERKAAELRRKAEEFEREREEERRRLEREAEIQRDLEEQLANTVAVEVPVYDVEDLSVEYVRVYSSQHADCFSPGGSQPPNTQKEPSPPPREPSPPPNNPSPPPRSPSPPPNNPSPPPRSPSPPPNNPSPPPRSPSPPPRSPSPPPTSPQTQPQQQQQQTEHQQQQQTEHQQQQQTEQ, encoded by the coding sequence ATGGTCGCAATTTGGTTGTTATGTCATTATAATGATCGGAATTTTGATGTGAGGGTACAAGATACTGATGAAACGAACTACATGGATTTGGTTGATGACTTGTTTGATGATTCTATTAAGCAAGATGTTCTGATTCCCGAtttatttagattgttttatgtTAATCCTAGTACGAATAAAAGAGTAGAATTGTTGAATGATGTTGGTTTGATGGGCATGTGGGGTTTATTTAAGCGCACAGATACTGTGGAAATATGGATAGAGAAGGCAAATGAGAAGGAAACTTCAATCCAATTTAGGACTGAAGTTAAGAAAAGGAAGGATAGGAAGGAAAGGAAGGCTGCAGAACTTAGAAGGAAAGCTGAGGAGTTTGAGAGGGAGAGGGAAGAGGAAAGGAGAAGGTTAGAAAGGGAGGCTGAGATTCAAAGGGATTTGGAGGAGCAATTGGCAAACACAGTGGCAGTTGAGGTGCCTGTGTATGATGTTGAGGATTTAAGCGTAGAGTACGTACGTGTTTACAGCTCACAACATGCTGACTGCTTTTCCCCGGGAGGTTCCCAACCACCAAATACACAAAAAGAGCCTTCACCACCACCAAGAGAgccctcaccaccaccaaataatccatcaccaccaccaagaagtccctcaccaccaccaaataatccatcaccaccaccaagaagtccctcaccaccaccaaataatccatcaccaccaccaagaagtccatcaccaccaccaagaagtccctcaccaccaccaaccTCACCACAAACACaaccacagcaacaacaacaacagacagaacatcagcaacaacaacaaacagaacatcaacaacaacaacaaacagaaCAATAG
- the LOC130472103 gene encoding uncharacterized protein gives MASDQEEDEFLGFSDDEGDDTNSDSDYDDDEATQNAESEVNAHQIGDFEHNQQLPDLNEVGQEYAHECEVGPQHTSGISDNHSVPFLFDLNMPTQQEFPPSPIHQTETEQNHHKPRTPRINNELRLEILLFLLLRKEKHSDELIHGTNRQAVIKFGYTRKKIRLIWQRALAHKAAMDSYFYNSKYHNCGRKRIQVTYESIASIGMGDRTTIIDLARMLNLSPTTVWRMVKRKQIKPHSSPLNPGISEECKMARMKWVLGLLMDYSIPNDPTYYSMYDFIHIDEKWFYLTQKSQRVYLANNEPFPHRKGKSRTKIPKFMFMAAVARPRWGQDGQCEWDGKLGIFPFTDAVPAKRTSKNRVKGTIETKPIKSVNQIATRAMLINYLIPAIKEKWPPHEGEKMIYIIQDNAKAHILQNDQEWQQHYKQDGFTLILTQQPANSPDCNILDLGFFRSIQSLMHKKMPKTVEDLSGAVTEAYNELHAKTLSNVWMSLQYVGNEILKHKGDNNYQLPHNKKKILEDEGNLPEQVKAPRWAVNECKQLVDEWRANQ, from the coding sequence atggcttcagatcaagaggaGGACGAGTTCCTCGGTTTTTCCGATGATGAAGGAGACGACACGAACTCTGATTCagattatgatgatgatgaggcaaCCCAAAATGCTGAAAGTGAAGTAAATGCTCATCAAATTGGGGACTTTGAGCATAATCAACAATTGCCAGATCTTAATGAAGTGGGACAAGAATATGCACATGAATGTGAAGTGGGACCACAACATACATCAGGAATATCAGATAACCACTCAGttccatttttgtttgatttgaacatgCCAACACAACAAGAGTTCCCACCATCTCCAATTCATCAAACAGAAACAGAGCAAAATCATCATAAGCCTAGAACCCCAAGGATTAACAACGAATTAAGGTTGGAAATCTTGTTGTTCCTTCTCTTAAGAAAAGAAAAGCATTCAGATGAACTCATTCATGGGACAAATAGGCAGGCTGTTATAAAGTTTGGTTACACAAGGAAGAAAATTAGACTAATATGGCAGAGAGCATTGGCACATAAGGCAGCCATGGATTCGTATTTCTATAATAGCAAATATCACAACTGTGGGAGGAAGAGAATTCAAGTAACATATGAGTCTATAGCCTCCATAGGCATGGGGGATAGAACAACCATTATTGATCTTGCAAGGATGCTTAATTTGAGTCCCACAACAGTTTGGAGAATGGTGAAAAGAAAACAGATAAAACCACATTCAAGTCCCTTGAATCCAGGCATTTCAGAAGAATGCAAGATGGCAAGGATGAAGTGGGTACTTGGTCTCTTAATGGACTACTCAATACCAAATGATCCCACATATTACAGCATGTATGATTTCATTCACATCGATGAGAAATGGTTCTATCTTACACAAAAAAGTCAAAGAGTTTATTTAGCAAACAATGAACCATTTCCACACAGGAAGGGAAAATCAAGAACTAAGATTCCAAAGTTCATGTTCATGGCAGCAGTAGCAAGGCCAAGGTGGGGACAAGATGGGCAGTGTGAGTGGGATGGGAAACTTGGTATATTTCCATTCACAGATGCAGTGCCAGCAAAGAGaacatccaaaaatagagtGAAGGGGACAATTGAGACTAAACCAATCAAGTCAGTGAATCAGATTGCAACTAGGGCCATGCTAATCAACTACCTAATCCCAGCAATTAAAGAAAAATGGCCACCACATGAGGGGGAAAAGATGATATACATCATTCAAGACAATGCAAAGgcacacattttgcaaaatgatCAAGAATGGCAGCAACATTACAAGCAAGATGGGTTTACATTGATATTGACTCAGCAGCcagcaaacagtccagattgTAACATATTAGACTTGGGGTTCTTTAGGTCAATTCAATCACTAATGCACAAAAAGATGCCTAAAACAGTTGAAGATTTAAGTGGTGCTGTGACTGAGGCATATAATGAACTGCATGCAAAGACTCTATCTAATGTGTGGATGTCACTTCAATATGTTGGAAATGAAATTTTGAAACACAAGGGGGACAACAACTACCAACTCCCACACAACaagaaaaagattttagaagatgAGGGGAATCTGCCAGAACAAGTTAAGGCCCCAAGGTGGGCTGTGAATGAATGCAAACAACTTGTTGATGAATGGAGAGCAAATCAGTGA